In Nostoc sphaeroides, the genomic window GAAAGATATGGTTTTTAACCTTTATCCATATTTGGTATTTCTTGTCAATGCATAAGTACTAGGGCATTGGAAAGAGTTAAAAGGGAACAGGGAACAGGCAAGAGGGAACAGGGAAATCCCCATAATTAAAATTAGGGGATTTGTACAAGGACGTATTTTTTCTTGCGCTGCGCGTCCCCTTAAAAAATGTTTTTATTTTTTTTCATAAATAAATTTAGGGGCTTTAGACCCAAAATTCGGGCAGGTTTTCAAAGCTGTTCCCTGTTCCCTCTTAAGAGTTCCCTGCCCGAAGGGCTTGGTAATTTTTTATTCTCCCCCCCTGCCTCCCCATTTCCTACGTATTCGGAATCAACCGTCCACAGGGATAAGTCGCTGTTTGCTTTTGGGCACTTTCAGCCACTGCTGCGGGAATTTGATCCGATGACTGGGTTTTGGCTGCTAGATAGTCTTTTTGCAGTTTATCCAAAATAGCTTCTCGCCTGTCGTACACACGCTTCAGGGGACGAGGCTGGCACTTGTTCAAGACGTATGCTGTCACCAATGGTAGAGCGATCGTGCTATCGGTATAACAAACAATAGCGTTAGGTAACTCTTCCGGGTCAATCTTACCCCAACTGACAGCTTCCGATGGGGTTGCTCCAGACAAACCGCCTGTATCTGGACGCGCATCGGTAAACTGCACAAAGTAATCGTGTCCTCGTTCTTCTAGTCCCAATACTTCGTGAAGTTGCGGTTGGGTTTGGAGCAAAAAGTTTTTGGGACTACCGCCACCAAGAATTACAGCCGCACTTTTACCTCCAGATTCACGGGCATTATATGCGATCGCAGCCGTTTCATTTACGTCAATTGATGGATCTATTACCAACTGCGAACCTTCCAAAGCCAAAGCCGCCACGTTCATCCCAATTGAGCTATCTCCTGGAGAAGACGTATATATAGGCACACCATACTCATAAGCTGTAGCAAGCAAGCAAGAATGTTGTACACCCAGTTGCTTTTCTACTTCTCGAACATACTTACCCAGTAAATAGTGAAACTCAGCAGTTCCCATCCGCTTCTGAAACGCTTCCCCTTGCAGAATCTTGCGGATGAATGCATCAGTTTCTAACAGTACATCGTAACCAAAGATAATGTCATAAATGCGAATAGTGCCTTCCTGGCGCAGTTTCACATCATCCAAAAACGGATTACCAGCAAAAAGTTCAAAACCCAAACCGTAGTGCATATCGTGGTAAAGATTTGCACCAGTGCTAATCATCCAGTCAATAAAGCCGTTGCGAATTAAGGGT contains:
- a CDS encoding homospermidine biosynthesis protein, with translation MSKQLGQKIAPTLISNDISVVDLIDQYFTAYNSARLREICQLLSRDVLTEGVTVGVSLSGAMTPAGFGVSALAPLIRNGFIDWMISTGANLYHDMHYGLGFELFAGNPFLDDVKLRQEGTIRIYDIIFGYDVLLETDAFIRKILQGEAFQKRMGTAEFHYLLGKYVREVEKQLGVQHSCLLATAYEYGVPIYTSSPGDSSIGMNVAALALEGSQLVIDPSIDVNETAAIAYNARESGGKSAAVILGGGSPKNFLLQTQPQLHEVLGLEERGHDYFVQFTDARPDTGGLSGATPSEAVSWGKIDPEELPNAIVCYTDSTIALPLVTAYVLNKCQPRPLKRVYDRREAILDKLQKDYLAAKTQSSDQIPAAVAESAQKQTATYPCGRLIPNT